One Streptomyces umbrinus genomic window, GTGGATCGTGGGGTGGCGGGCGTCGACGGTGTTGAGGTACCGGCCGCATTGCCATGCGTCATTGTTGCAATCTCCTTGGTGGACAAGCCGGTTGGCCCACCCCCGAGGTGTCACTCGCGCAACGCGTCGATCACACCCGAAAGGTGGGCGCGGACGGCCGCTTCGGCCGCCTGCGGGTCCCGGGCCCTGATCGCCTCGATCATGGCCAGATGCTCACCCAGGGACTTCTGGGGCCGCCCCGGTCGCAGCGCGAGCTGGAAACGGTGGCGCACCAGTTGCCCGTTGAGCCGCTCCAGCAGTTCCACGGCCGTCTGCTGGCCGGAGAACTGTCTGATGAGGGCGTGCAGTTCGTGGTTGAGGTCGGAGTAGGTCACCGGCTCGCCGTCGGCGACGGCCTTGGACATCGCCTCGCCCACGTCGACCAGCCGGGTCAGCTGCTCGTCCGTGACCGCGACGGCCGCCTTGGCCGCGCACAGCCCTTCGAGGACCATGCGGCACTCGGTGATGGCGACCGCTTCCTCCACGGTCACCACCCGCACCCGCGAACCGCGGTTGCGGATCCGCTCGACCAGACCCTCCGACTCCAGCTCGATCAGTGCCGCCCGCACACTGGCCCGTGTCACACCGAACTGCTCGGCGAGTTCGTTCTCCACCAGCCGTTGGGCCGGTGCCATGTCGCCACGCAGGATCGCCTGCCGCAGCTGCGCGAGCGCGTGCTGCCTGGCCTGCTCCCCAGTGCTCGGACGGGCTTGTTTCGGCATGTGTGCTCTCCCTGAGTGAGTGCCTGTCGAACCTAAATCTAGACGAACAAGATTGTCAACAATTTTGTTCTCCATGTGGTGCGACCACATACCAACAAGGGCCCTGGTATCCGCAGTTGCGGATACCAGGGCCCTCAGGAGTTCGTACGAGGGGTCTCCCGCGCTCAGGCAGCGACAGGGAACCCCGACGTGCGGAGGACGCGGCGCTCGGCGTCCACGGCGAACACCTCGCAGCCTTCGCGCGCGGCGGCCCAGTCGATCCCGTCCGCGCCCATCGCGAACGCCGCGGTCGCCGTCGCGTCCGCCTCGGTCAGGGACGGGGCCACGACGGTCAGGCTGAGCAGTCCGGTCGCCGGACGGCCGGTGCGGCCGTCGAGGATGTGGTCACCGCGCTCGTAGCGCCCGGAGGTCGCCACCGCGCCGTCGGTGATCTCCAGGACCGTGCACAGCCGGTCGGCCTGTTCCGGGTGACGCACGCCCACCCGCCACGGACGGCCGGCGGAGACCACATCGCCGCCGGCGTTCAGGCAGAACGTCGTCACGCCCTCGGCGAGCAGCAGCTCGGCCGCCCGCTGCACCGCCCAGCCCTTGACCATCGCGCAGGGGTCGAGTCCGCGGCCGGGCAGCCGCACCTGGAACGCGCCCCCGCTCGCGACCCGGTACTCCTCGCACAGGTCGAGCACCTCGACGAGGTCCGGGCTCAGCTCGTGGGACTCGAGCTCTCCCCGGCCCAGCCGGGACACCTCGCTGTCGGCGATGAACGGGCTGAACCGCGCGTCGACCTCGCGCAGCCACGCGAACACCCGGTCCGCGGCCACGGACGCGCTCCCTGCGGGGTCACCCCCGTCAGCGTCACCGTCGTCGATCCGCAGGGAGATCGGCAGCCCCATGATGTGCTCGACCCGGCGCACTTCCTCGGCCGTCGACATCGCGATCAGCCCTTCGCGTCGATGGCGGCCTGGAGGGACTCGACGTACCCCTCGCTCGTGATCGTGGCGCCCGAGACGGCGTCGATGTCGGAACTCTGCGCCTCCAGCGTCTCCGCGATCAGCTTCGGCACGGCGGCCTTCGTCTGCGGGTGGTTCGGCTGCTGCAGCATCCGTACCGCGTCGATCTTGTCGCCCTCGAAGGTCACCTCCACCTGCACGGTGCCCTTCTCGGTGCCGACAGCCGAACCCGCGACGACCTGGGAGGCGGCCGAGGCGGACGGCGAGGACGAGGAGGAGGACGAAGAGGACGAGGAAGATGCCGGCTTCGCGTCGATGGCCGCCTGGAGGGACTCGACGTACCCCTCACTGGTGATCGTGGCGCCGGACACCGCGTCGATGTCGGCGCTCTGCGCGGTGAGCGTCTCCGCGATCAGCTTCGGGACCGCGGCCTTCGTCTGCGGGTGGTTCGGCTGCTGCAGCATCCGTACGGAGCTGATCTTGTCGCCGTCGAAGGTCACCTCGACCTGGACGGGACCCTTCTCGGTCTTGATGGTCGAACCGGCGACGACCTGGTTCGAGGTACCCCCCGAGGAGGACGTGGAAGGTGTCGAGGCGGGTTCGGCGACCTCCGTGGTGGACGACGTGTCGGTCGAGGGCGCGTAGCGCCAGACCGGGATCAGACCCGCGACGGTCAGGACCAGGACAGGAATGGCTCGTTTCACGGTGTCTCTCTCATCCCGCCAGGCTGAAGCGCTCGAAGTGGATCTGCTGCTTGGGCACGTTCAGCTCGCGCAGGCTGCCCAGCACCGCGTTCATCATCGGAGGCGGTCCGCACAGGAAGACGTCCCGGTCACCGATGTCCGGCACGAGCCGTACGAGCTCGTGCGGCGCCAGCTTGTCGGGGCTGACCGGCCCGGACACGAGGTGCAGCTCGGCGCCCTTGGCCTGGGCGAGCTCCCGCAGCTCGTCGTAGAGGACCGCTTCCCGGTCCGTGGACACCCGGTAGATGACCACCGCGTGCCCTTGCACCTCCTCCAGCAGGGCCCGGATGGGGGTGACGCCCACACCGCCGGCGATGAGCACGGACTCCGGCCGGGTGCGGTGCATCGCGGTGAAGGCGCCGTACGGGCCCTCGGCGAAGACCCGCGTACCGACCTTCAGGTGCCGCAGGCCCGCGGTGCCGTCACCCGCCGTCTTGGCGGTGAGCCGCAGCGTCCGGCCGTCCGGCGCCGCCGACAGCGAGAACGGGTTGGCCTGCCACCACCGGTCCTTGGTCAGGAACCGCCACAGGAAGAACTGGCCCGCGCGCGCCGGCAGCCGGTCCAGGTCGCGCCCCGTCATGTAGATCGACACGACACTGTCGGACTCGGGGACCACGGCCGAGACCCGCAGCTGGTGGCGCATGTTCCGCCACAGCGGCAGCACCAGCCGGCCCAAGACGACCGCGCCGAGCGCCACGCCCCACACGCCGTACCAGTACGCCGTGGCGAAGGACGACGCGGTGAAGGTCGTACCCACCGCGACCTGGTGCGTGAAGGCCAGCACGACCGCGACATACGTGTAGAGGTGGATGAAGTGCCACGTCTCGTAGGCCAGCCTTCGGCGGGCGTAGCGGGCCGAGACGCCGCCGATCACGAGGATCAGCACCAGCGCGACGACGGCGCGCAGCACGCCCTCGACGGTCTCGGCGAGGTCCACGAGCTGGCTCACCGGGTCCATGCCGGAGGAGTCGGCGTAGCCGAAGGTGATGAACACGGCGTGGCCCAGCAGCGTCCAGAGCAGGCCGAAGCCGACCCAGCGGTGCCAGGAGGTCAGCCGGTCCATGCCGATGCGGCGGTCGAGCCACGGCAGCCGGGCGACCAGCAGCAGTTGGAAGGCCATCAGGAGCGCGCCGTACAGGCCGAGGAGCCGGCCCATGACGATGAGGGCGTTCGAGGCGAACCCGGCCTGGACGAAGAACACGGTCACCACGGCTACGTTCACGGCCAGCACGCCGTACAGGCCGGCGCGGGCCACCACCTTGGGGCGTACAGCCGCGGAAGGTGGCGGAACGGTCGTCTGGACAGTAGTCACGGGGTCGGCAACTCCTTGATCGGGTCCTGGGACTCCGAGCCTGCCTGCCGAGTGCTGTCGTTTTCCTGTCGGTCAACTTTCAAGTGTTTATCGATATGAAGTAGACAGGCCCGTGGCTATGGCGTCGGGAGGCGCGTGAAGCACTATGGGCACGTGGAAAAAGTACGACTTCTCGTTGTGGACGACGACCCGCCCATCGCCGACCTGGTCGCGACGGTCGCCCGCTACGAGGGCTGGGAGGCGGTGACCGCGAACTCCGGCGAGGAGGCGCTGCACCGGGCCGCGGACTTCCATCCGGACATCGTGGTGCTCGACCTGATGCTGCCCGGGCTCGACGGCTTCGCCGTGCTCGACCGGCTGCGGCTGTCCGGAACGATGGTGCCCGTGGTGTTCCTGACCGCCCGGGACGGCGTGGCGGACCGGGTCGCGGGCCTGACCAGGGGCGGTGACGACTACCTGGTGAAGCCGTTCGCGGTGGAGGAGCTCATGGCCCGGCTGCGGACCGTGCTGCGCCGCAGCGCGGGACCGGCCTTCCAGCGGTCGGTGCTCAGTGTCGCGGACCTGACCATGGACGAGGACACCCGCGAGGTGCGCCGCGGTGACCGGCTGCTGACGCTCACCCCGACCGAGTACGAGGTGCTCCGCTATCTGATGCGGAAGTCGCCGACCGTGCTCACCAAGGCGCAGATCCTCGACCATGTCTGGGAGTACGGCTTCGGCGGCCGGTCGAACGTGGTGGAGCTGGTCATCAGCAGGCTGCGCCGCAAGCTCGACGGCAGCGACGAGGACGAGGCGCCGCTCATCCACACCGTTCGGGGCGTCGGATACGTGGTGCGGCAGGTCGCCGAGTGATCCGTCGCTTCAGGGAGACCTACCGCAGGCTGCGGCTGGGCACCCGGCTGGCCCTCGGCATGGGCGTGCTCTCGCTGGTCGTGTTCGCCGTCGTCGGGGCGTCGCTGTCGATGTACATGCGGGGCTATCTGGAACGCCAGCTCAACGACCAGATGAAGCTCGTCCAGATCACCCAGTCCAAGGACGTCACGGCGTACGGCACCGTGCAGGGCAAGCCGTACTACGGCTGGTACACCGCCTCCTACGAGGTCTCGGCCGACTCTGCCGTCCTCCGCAAGCCCGCGGACGTACCGGCGGACGCCGACGAGCTCGCCACCGTCGCCGAGGCGCTCCAGGCCTCGGGCCACGACCCGCTCTTCCGCACCGCGCACATCAAGGGGAAGGGAACGTACCGGCTGCGTGCCTGCGAGGCCGAACCCGGGGTGGTCCTGGTCACCGCGGCGCCCATGGACGACATCGAGGACACCATGGACCAGCTGGCCACGGTCCAGGTCGTCGCGTTCGCCCTCGCGCTGGTCGGGCTCGTGGTGTTCGGCCGTGCGGTGCTGCGGCGGGGCCTGAAGCCGCTCAGCGACATGGCGCACACGGCGCGGGGCATCACCTCGCACGACTTCACCGACTCGGCGCGGCTTCCCGTGCGCGCCGACCGCGGGAACGGCGGCCCGGAGGTCGAGGAACTGCGCACCGCCTTCAACACCATGCTGGAGCACATCGACGACTCACTGGCCGTCCGCACGGAGGCCGAGCAGCGGCTGCGCCGGTTCGTCGCGGACGCCTCGCACGAGCTGCGCACGCCCCTGATGTCGGTACGCGGCTACGCGGACCTCTTCCAGTACGCGGCGGCCAACGAGCCCGAGGAACGGGAGAAGCACCTGGCCCGGCTGCGTGCCGAGGCGGCCAGGATGGGCATCCTCCTGGACGACCTGCTGCTGCTCGCCCGGCTGGACGCCGCCGAGGTGGAGGCGCCGGTTCGGCTGGAGGACGCGGATCTCGCGGAGCTGGTGCGCCAGGCCGCGGAAGCCTTCCGCGCGGCCCGCCCGGACCATCCGCTGGCCGTGACGGCCGGTCCCGGTCCGGTGCGGCTGCGCCTCGACGCCCTGCGCATCCGGCAGGTCCTGGACAACCTCCTCACGAACGCCGCCGTCCACACCCCCGCCGGTACGGAGGTGTCCGTGGAGGTGTCCGTCGAGTCCGGCGCGGCGATCGTCCGGGTCACCGACTCCGGTCCCGGCATCCCGGCCGCCGACCAGGAGCGCGTCTTCGACCGCTTCTTCCGCATCGACAAGGCCCGCAGCCGAGACCGCGGAGGCAGCGGCCTCGGCCTGGCGGTCGCCCGCTCCCTGGTCCAGGCCCACGGCGGCACCATCACCCTGACAAGCGGCCCGGGCGCGACAACGTTCACGATGAGGCTTCCCTTCGCCCCCTAGCTCGGGCGCCCCGAAGGGGCGCGGGGCTGTGACATTGAGCGGCTCCGCCGCGTGGGCGCGACCAGCCACAGCCGACCCGCACCCGGCGCCCCACGGGGCGAGCCCTCCGCCTACTCGGCGTAAAACGTGGCGTCAGCCTTCGCCGTCGTCGTATCGGCCGGCTGCGTCACCAGCAGATAGTTGTAGTGCCGGACATAGCTGCCCGCCACGTTGTACGACTCGAACGAAACCCCCGCCGACGCATCGGCCAGCCCCGCCCGCCGATAGAAGCTCGCATCGCCCTTGAAGGCCGTACTCCCGTCACTCTTGTCCACCCACACCTCACCGTTGCTCCGGTGGCGGAGGTAGTACCCCGGGAAGTTCGCCGACTCCAGGGAGACGGTCCCGGTACCGGCCAGGCCGGTCACGACACGGAACTGGGAGTCCGCGAGGTTGGTGACGTTCGGCTCGATCTTCGCCCGGTACTCCCAGTGCCGGATGAACCGGTCGGGGAAGTTGTACGAGGAGAAGCGGACCGGGGTGACGCCGTCGGCCACCGGGATGCCGAGGTTGGGCGTGCCGTCGGCGTTCCAGTACAGCTTCTGGTAGCGCGTACGGCGGTTGGGGTCGTTGAGCGGATCGCCGCTGATGTCCTTGTAGTTGCGGTCGTGGTAGACGAGGACGTCGGACTTTCCGTCCTCGGACGTGGTGAAGGTGTTGTGGCCCGGGCCGTACTGGCCGGTCGCGTCGTTGCTCTTGAAGACCGGAGTCTGGGTCTTCGTCCAGGAGGCCGGGTTCATCAGGTCGGCGGTGGCATTGGCGGTCAGCAGGCCGAGGCAGTAGTTGGCGTCGGTGGCACTGGCCGAGAAGGTCATGAAGACCTTGCCGTTCCGCTGGATGACGGCCGGTCCTTCGTTGACGCGGTGACCGACGGTCTCCCAGGACAGCGTGGGGGTGGAGATGCGCGCCGGAGTGCCGCTGATGGTCCATGGGTTGGACATCGGGGCGAGGTAGATGCTGGTTCCGGTGCCGACCGCCGGGTCGTTCTGCGCCCAGCTCAGATAGCGGGTGCCGCCGACGGTGAAGGTCGTCGCGTCGAGCGAGAAGGTGTCCAGCGGCAGGGCGATACGGCCCTTCTCGGTCCAGGTCCCGGTCAGCGGGTTGGCGGCGCTGGTCTCCAGGACGTACGGCCGGATCTTCCAGATGTCGTTGGTGGCACCGGCGGCGAAGTAGACGTACCACTTGCCGTCGATGAAGTGGATCTCCGGCGCCCAGATGTGCGCGCCCATGTCACCGCTGGCGTGCTTCGTCCAGATCGTCGTCTCGGCGGCGGTGGACAGCCCCTGGAGGGTGGTGGCCCGCCGCATGACGATCCTGTCGTACGCGGGCACGGTGGCGGTGAAGTAGTAGTAGCCGTCGGTGTGTTTGAAGATGTGCGGGTCGGCGCGCTGTTCGGCGATCGGGTTGGTGAAGGTGACGGCCGGCGAGGCGGGGGCGGCGGCCTCGGCGATGCCGGAGGTCAGGGCGGCCAGGGTGACGAGCAGCGCCGTGACCACCCTTGCGATCGTGCGTCTCACTGAGTTCCTCTCGATCACGTCGAATGCGTCAAATCACGTCGAACGCGCCGGTCACGTCGTGGGCTTGAACTGCCACTGCTGGCAGGTGTTGTTGAGCCAGGTCCACTGGCGTACGTCGACGCCGTCGCCAGTACCGCAGTTGGCGACGTCGGCGACCTTGCCGGTGCTCTCGTTGACGATCCGCACGTAGTCGCCGGTGGCCGTGTACACGAGGCGGTACTTCTGGCAGTTGTTGTTCAGCCAGGACCACTGGGCGATGTCGGTTCCGTCGGCGGCGGCGCAGCCTGCGGTGTCCATGACCTTGCCGGTGGCCACGTTGACCAGTCGGCTGGTGTCGTTGCCCTGGTCCTCGATCCGCCACTTCTGGTTGGCGCCGCCGGTGCAGGTCCACTGGAAGATGTTGGCGCCGTCCGCGGTACTGCCGCCGGCCACGTCCAGGCACTTGCCGCTGTTGCGGTTCACCAGCGTGTACGCCGTCGGGGTCGCCGCGGTCTCGCCGGACGGGCCGGGAAGGGTGGTTCCGAGGGCGACCGGGGTGCCGAAGTTGGGCGTGCCGTCCGCGTTCCAGGTGAACTTCTGGGCGCGGGTCGTCCGGCCGTTGCCGCAGCCGCCGTTCGCGGTGTTGTTGCCGTGGTAGACGATCCAGTTCTCGGTGCCGTCGGGCGAGGTGAAGAAGCCGTTGTGGCCGGGGCCGTAGACACCCGCCGCGTCATTGCGCTGGAAGACCGGGGTCTGCTTCTTCGTCCAGGAGGACGCCAACAGCGGGTTGGTGCCGGTCAGTTCGAGCTGGCCGAGCTTGTAGTCCGCGGTCTGGCAGTGGCTGGCGGAGAAGGTGAGGAAGGTGCGGCCGTCGTGGTACAGCGGCTCGGGCCCCTCGTTGACGGCGCCGCCGGAGGTCTCCCAGCTCAGCGTGGGGCTGGAGATGACGCTGAAGGTGGAACTGCTCAGCGTGTACGGGTTGCTCATCGGCGCGATGACCAGGCTCTGCGTACTGCCGTTGATGAAGCCGCTGCCGACCAGGTACAGGTTGTTGCCCTGCTTCAGGACGCTGGCGTCGATGAGCCAGCCGCCGGGGGTGAGGTTGGAGCCCGTGAGCTGGTTCTTGAAGCTGTACGGGCCCATCGGATCGGTGCCCGCGCTCTCCAGGACGTACGTGCGCTGGGAGTCGCAGCAGGCGACTCCGCCCTGCCCGGCGGAGTAGTACAGGTACCAGTGCCCGTCGAAGAAGTGCAGTTCGGGGGCCCAGAAGTTGGTGTTGCGGGTCGAGGTGGTGTCACTCCACACCTGGACACTGGGGGCCACCGACAGACCGGCCAGGGTCGGCGACTTCCGCATGGTCAGCACACCGGTGAACGACGTGGTGACCAGGTAGTAGTTGCCGTTGTAGTACTCCAGCCAGGGGTCGGCGCCCTTCTGCGCCTTGACGGGGTTCGTGTACGGCCGCCCCTCCGCGGCCGTGGCGGGCTGCGTGGCGACGGAGGCGAGCATCACGAGCAGCGCTGCCACGAGGGTGCACCAGTGACGGGCACGGAACACGGCGGATCCCCTTCCGATGAGCACGACATGCGCGATGTTCGAAATCCCGTACAGCGTGCGTAACTTCGACCAGAAGATAAGTACGCACGAGGTAGGCGTCAACGTTTCTGACGCGTTTGGTTCCGGTCGGCTTTCCGTGACGTAAAACCACGAACGCCACACGGACTTACGGGTGTTGCACAAAGCTCCTCATCGTTCGACCTGTCGGACATTGTTCGGAACCTCTTGACGCCCCCGTTCACACCGCTTCACACTCTCGCAACGCGACGTCACACACGCGAAACGGCACGAGCCCGCTGCTGAGACCTCGCGGTCCTTTCCTTCCGGCATGTCTCAGCAGAGGAAGTTGAAACGATGCAACCCGCGAGACCCCGTAGCCGTACGAGACGTTGGGCAGGAGGGCTCGCGGGACTGACCGCGGCCTCACTGCTCCTCGGACTCGCCGGGCCCGTCGCCCCCGCCAGCGCGGCCGAGAGCGCGGACATCACCGACGGCCTGGCCCTCTGGTACAAGCTCGACGCCGCCTCCGGCACCACGGTGGCCGACGCCTCCGGCAACGGCCGGACCGGCACGGTGAACGGCGCCGCCACCTGGTCCGACACCGGCGAGGGGCTCTCGTTCAACGGCTCCGACACCTACGTCAAGGTGCCGGACAACGTCATGAGCGGCATGAACTCGATCTCCGTCTCGATGGACGTGAAGGTCGACTCCGCGCAGAACACCCCATACTTCATCTACGGGTTCGGCAACACGAGCGGCTCCGCGGGCAACGGCTACCTCTTCACCACCGGCAGCACCTTCCGGACCTCCATCGCCTCCGGCAACTGGTCGACGGAACAGACCACCCAGCCCTCCCCCGCCCGCGCCATGACCCGTGCCGTGTGGAAGCAGGTCACGTACACCCAGACCGGCAACACCGGTGTCCTGTACGAGGACGGCATCGAGGTGGCCCGCAACACCGCGGTCACCATCACTCCCGGCTCCATCGGCTCCGGCACCACGACCGCCAACTACATCGGCAAATCGGTGTACCCGGGCGACAAGCTCTTCAAGGGCAGCATCCGCGACTTCCGGGTCTACGACCGGGCGTTGGCCGGCTCGGAGGTCGAGCAGCTCTCCCTCCCCGTCGCCACTCAGGGTGTCGCCGACGACAAGGCCGCCCTCACCCTCGGCGACACGAGCGCCGTCGTCGCGGACGTGACCCTGCCGACCACGGGCACCGCGGGCGGCTCCGCCATCAGCTGGAAGTCCGACACCCCCTCGGTGGTGTCGGACTCCGGTGCCGTCACCCGCCCCGCCGCCGGCGAACCGGACGGCCACGCCACGCTCACCGCGACCCTGAAGAAGGGCTCGGTGACCGGCACCAAGACCTTCGACATCACGGTCCCGCCCGCGTTCGACGACGACACGGCCACCGAACAGGCCGCCGAGGCGCTGAAGGTGGACAGCCTCGACGACGTGCGCGGCAACATCACTCTGCCGTCGACCGGTTCGTACGGCACGAAGGTCGGCTGGACCTCCGCGAAGCCGGACGTCGTCTCCGCCGACGGCATCGTCCACCGCCCGGCGCACGGCGACGGCGGCACCACCGTCGAGCTGACCGCGACCGTCACCAAGGGCGACGCGGAGGCGACCCGTGTCCTGACCGCGAAGGTGCCCGAACTCCCCGCCGAGGCGCCCCTCAAGGGCTACATGTTCAGCTACTTCACCGGCGAGGGCACCTCGGACGGCGAGCAGCTCTACGCGGCCCTCAGCAAGGGCGACGACCCGTTGAAATGGCGGGAGTTGAACGACGGCAAGCCCGTCCTGACCTCCACGCTCGGCGAGAAGGGCCTGCGCGACCCGTTCATCATCCGCTCCCCCGAGGGCGACAAGTTCTACCAGATAGCCACCGACCTGCGGATCTACGGCAACGGCAACTGGGACGCGTCCCAGCGCACCGGCAGCAAGTCCATCATGGTCTGGGAGTCCACCGACCTGGTCCACTGGACCGACCAGCGCCTGGTCAAGGTCTCGCCCGACTCGGCCGGCAACACCTGGGCGCCCGAGGCGTTCTACGACGAGAAGCTCGGCTCGTACGTCGTCTTCTGGGCGTCGAAGCTGTACGACAACGCCGAGCACTCGGGCGACACGTACAACCGCATGATGTACGCGACGACCCGCGACTTCCGTACCTTCAGCGAGCCCAAGGTGTGGATCGACCGGGGCTACTCGGTCATCGACTCCACGATGATCAAGCAGGGTGACACCTACTACCGGCTGTCGAAGGACGAGCGGAACAACTCCTCGTCGACTCCCAACAGCAAGTTCATCTTCCAGGAGAAGAGCGACTCGATCCTCGACGAGTCCTGGGACTTCGTAGCCGAGGGCATCGGCAAGGGCGCGATGAGCGCCGCCGAGGGACCGCTGGTGTTCAAGTCCAACACCGAGGAGAAGTGGTACGCGTTCCTCGACGAGTTCGGCGGCCGCGGCTACATCCCCTTCGAGACGACGAACCTCGCCTCCGGCAACTGGACGCCGTCCACCGGATATGACCTTCCGTCAAAACCGCGCCACGGCACGGTACTTCCGGTCACGCAGGCCGAGTACGACCGGCTGCTGAAGGCGTACCAGCCGGACCAGATCGTCGAGTCGGTCGAGGACGTCAAAGTAACGACGCGCATCGGTGACGCCCCGGTCCTGCCGGGGACGGTCATCGCCGACTACGCCGACGGCGTCAAGCGGCCCGTCTCCGTCACCTGGGAAGACGTCCCCGCCTCGGAGTACGCGCAGGCCGGCACCTTCACCGTGAAGGGCAGCCTGCCCGACGGTGCCGCGCTCAGGGTCGAGGCCGAGGTCACGGTCTCGGCTCAGGGCCCCGACGTGCCCGCAGACCTGGTCCTGCACTACGGCTTCGACGAGACGGGCGGCAGCATCGCCCGTGACTCCAGCGGCCACGGCTACCACGGCACCTACGTCCGTACGCCCGACTTCGGGACCGGCGTGGACGGCGGCTCGTTCAAGATGTCCGGCGGTTCGAGCAGTTCGACCTCCTCCCCGTACGTCAGGATCCCCAACGGCGTGCTGAAGGGTGCCGACAGCGTCACCGTCTCCACGTACGCCAAGTGGAAGGGCGGGGACAACTTCCAGTGGCTCTTCGGTCTTGGCCCGGACAGCGACAAGTACCTCTTCGCCACTCCGTCCAACGGCGGCGGCAAGCTGTTCTCGGCGATCACCAAGGCCACTTGGTCGGGCGAGAAGCAGATGACCGGCGGCTCGCAGCTCACACCCGGTAAGTGGCAGCACGTCACCGTGACCGTGAACGGCGCGACCGAGACCGCGGTCCTCTACGTGGACGGCGTCGAAGCGGCCCGGGCGACCGGCGTCACCATCAAGCCGTCCGAGCTGTACGACGCGTCGAAGGGCTACTCCGGTTACATCGGCCGGTCCATGTACTCCCCCGACCCGTACTTCGGCGGCGAGGTCGACGACTTCCGGATCTACAACCGGGCCCTGTCGCCCACCGAGGTCCTGGAGCTGAGCGGGAACACCACGGGCATCGCCACGGCGACCCACCCCGCGCTCAAGGTCGACGCGATCATCGACGACGCGGACAGCAAGGTCACTCTCCCGCTGGCCGAGGGCAGTGATCTCACCGCGCTGGCACCGGAGTTCGGGCTCGCCCACGGGGCGTCGATCAGCCCCGCGTCCGGCTCGCTCCACGACTTCACCGAGCCCGTGACGTACGAGGTCACCGGCTCGGACGGCAAGAAGCGCACCTGGACGGTCCGGGCCCTGGAGATGAAGAGCCCTGTACTGCCGGGGCTCAACGCCGACCCGAACATCACGAGGTTCGGCGACACCTTCTACATCTACCCGACCACCGACGGCTTCCCGGGCTGGAGCGGCACGCAGTTCAAGGCGTACTCGTCGAAGGACCTGGTCCACTGGACGGACCACGGCGTCATCCTCGACCTCGGTCCGGACGTCGGCTGGGCCGACAG contains:
- a CDS encoding GntR family transcriptional regulator, producing MPKQARPSTGEQARQHALAQLRQAILRGDMAPAQRLVENELAEQFGVTRASVRAALIELESEGLVERIRNRGSRVRVVTVEEAVAITECRMVLEGLCAAKAAVAVTDEQLTRLVDVGEAMSKAVADGEPVTYSDLNHELHALIRQFSGQQTAVELLERLNGQLVRHRFQLALRPGRPQKSLGEHLAMIEAIRARDPQAAEAAVRAHLSGVIDALRE
- a CDS encoding FAD:protein FMN transferase gives rise to the protein MRRVEHIMGLPISLRIDDGDADGGDPAGSASVAADRVFAWLREVDARFSPFIADSEVSRLGRGELESHELSPDLVEVLDLCEEYRVASGGAFQVRLPGRGLDPCAMVKGWAVQRAAELLLAEGVTTFCLNAGGDVVSAGRPWRVGVRHPEQADRLCTVLEITDGAVATSGRYERGDHILDGRTGRPATGLLSLTVVAPSLTEADATATAAFAMGADGIDWAAAREGCEVFAVDAERRVLRTSGFPVAA
- a CDS encoding FMN-binding protein; the encoded protein is MKRAIPVLVLTVAGLIPVWRYAPSTDTSSTTEVAEPASTPSTSSSGGTSNQVVAGSTIKTEKGPVQVEVTFDGDKISSVRMLQQPNHPQTKAAVPKLIAETLTAQSADIDAVSGATITSEGYVESLQAAIDAKPASSSSSSSSSSSSPSASAASQVVAGSAVGTEKGTVQVEVTFEGDKIDAVRMLQQPNHPQTKAAVPKLIAETLEAQSSDIDAVSGATITSEGYVESLQAAIDAKG
- a CDS encoding ferredoxin reductase family protein, producing MTTVQTTVPPPSAAVRPKVVARAGLYGVLAVNVAVVTVFFVQAGFASNALIVMGRLLGLYGALLMAFQLLLVARLPWLDRRIGMDRLTSWHRWVGFGLLWTLLGHAVFITFGYADSSGMDPVSQLVDLAETVEGVLRAVVALVLILVIGGVSARYARRRLAYETWHFIHLYTYVAVVLAFTHQVAVGTTFTASSFATAYWYGVWGVALGAVVLGRLVLPLWRNMRHQLRVSAVVPESDSVVSIYMTGRDLDRLPARAGQFFLWRFLTKDRWWQANPFSLSAAPDGRTLRLTAKTAGDGTAGLRHLKVGTRVFAEGPYGAFTAMHRTRPESVLIAGGVGVTPIRALLEEVQGHAVVIYRVSTDREAVLYDELRELAQAKGAELHLVSGPVSPDKLAPHELVRLVPDIGDRDVFLCGPPPMMNAVLGSLRELNVPKQQIHFERFSLAG
- a CDS encoding response regulator transcription factor, with the protein product MEKVRLLVVDDDPPIADLVATVARYEGWEAVTANSGEEALHRAADFHPDIVVLDLMLPGLDGFAVLDRLRLSGTMVPVVFLTARDGVADRVAGLTRGGDDYLVKPFAVEELMARLRTVLRRSAGPAFQRSVLSVADLTMDEDTREVRRGDRLLTLTPTEYEVLRYLMRKSPTVLTKAQILDHVWEYGFGGRSNVVELVISRLRRKLDGSDEDEAPLIHTVRGVGYVVRQVAE
- a CDS encoding sensor histidine kinase; the encoded protein is MIRRFRETYRRLRLGTRLALGMGVLSLVVFAVVGASLSMYMRGYLERQLNDQMKLVQITQSKDVTAYGTVQGKPYYGWYTASYEVSADSAVLRKPADVPADADELATVAEALQASGHDPLFRTAHIKGKGTYRLRACEAEPGVVLVTAAPMDDIEDTMDQLATVQVVAFALALVGLVVFGRAVLRRGLKPLSDMAHTARGITSHDFTDSARLPVRADRGNGGPEVEELRTAFNTMLEHIDDSLAVRTEAEQRLRRFVADASHELRTPLMSVRGYADLFQYAAANEPEEREKHLARLRAEAARMGILLDDLLLLARLDAAEVEAPVRLEDADLAELVRQAAEAFRAARPDHPLAVTAGPGPVRLRLDALRIRQVLDNLLTNAAVHTPAGTEVSVEVSVESGAAIVRVTDSGPGIPAADQERVFDRFFRIDKARSRDRGGSGLGLAVARSLVQAHGGTITLTSGPGATTFTMRLPFAP
- a CDS encoding family 43 glycosylhydrolase, with translation MVTALLVTLAALTSGIAEAAAPASPAVTFTNPIAEQRADPHIFKHTDGYYYFTATVPAYDRIVMRRATTLQGLSTAAETTIWTKHASGDMGAHIWAPEIHFIDGKWYVYFAAGATNDIWKIRPYVLETSAANPLTGTWTEKGRIALPLDTFSLDATTFTVGGTRYLSWAQNDPAVGTGTSIYLAPMSNPWTISGTPARISTPTLSWETVGHRVNEGPAVIQRNGKVFMTFSASATDANYCLGLLTANATADLMNPASWTKTQTPVFKSNDATGQYGPGHNTFTTSEDGKSDVLVYHDRNYKDISGDPLNDPNRRTRYQKLYWNADGTPNLGIPVADGVTPVRFSSYNFPDRFIRHWEYRAKIEPNVTNLADSQFRVVTGLAGTGTVSLESANFPGYYLRHRSNGEVWVDKSDGSTAFKGDASFYRRAGLADASAGVSFESYNVAGSYVRHYNYLLVTQPADTTTAKADATFYAE